The Streptomyces sp. V4I8 genome includes the window CGAGGCTGGTCTTGATGAAGGTCTCGCTGCCGCGCCAGCCGCCCACGAGGTGGACCAGGCCGTCGACACGGCCGAAGTCCTTCTCGATGTGGTCGGCCCAGTCACGGGTGGACTGCAGGTCGAGCAGGTCCACGGGTTCGCCGGTGACGGTCGCGCCGCCCGACGCGTAGCGGGCCGCGTCCACGGCCTCCGCGAGCCGCTCGGGATCGTTGTCGGCGGCGGCGACGGTCGCCCCCGCCTCCGCCAGCCGCAGTAGCGCCGCCCGGCCCGCGGGTCCGCCCGCGCCGGCCACCGCGATCACCGCACCGCTGAGAGCTCCGTTCCCCGCCATGTTCTTCGCCTCCTGAGCAGTGTTCTGGGTACCGCGGTCGCTCACGCGGCGATCCGCTCGGCGCTGTCCGCCGTGATGCCCTTGGTGGAGGCGATCACGTTCTTCAGCTTCTTGGACAGGGCCTCATAGAACATGCTCAGCGGAAACTCGTCCGGAAGCACGTCATCCACGAGCTTGCGCGGCGGCTGGGTCAGGTCCAGGGCGTCCGGGCCCTTGGCCCAGCGGGAGCCCGGGTGCGGGGCGAGGTAGGCGGAGACGAGCTCGTAGCCGGCGAACCAGTGGACGAGCTTCGGGCGGTCGATGCCGTCGCGGTACAGCGTCTCGATCTCGGCGCACAGCTGGTTGGTGACCTGCGGAGCGCGCTCCCAGTCGATGTCGAGCTTGTTGTCGGTCCAGCGGAGGACGTCGTGCTTGTGCAGGTAGGCGAAGAGGAGCTGACCGCCCAGGCCGTCGTAGTTGCGCACCCGCTCACCGGTGACCGGGAAGCGGAACATCCGGTCGAACAGCACCGCGTACTGCACGTCACGGGCCTGCGGGACGCCGTCCGCCTGGAGCTTCACGGCCTCCTTGAAGGCGGTGAGGTCACAGCGCAGCTCTTCCAGGCCGTACATCCAGAACGGCTGGCGCTGCTTGATCATGAACGGGTCGAACGGCAGGTCGCCGTGGCTGTGGGTGCGGTCGTGGACCATGTCCCACAGCACGAAGGCCTCCTCGCAGCGCTTCTGGTCGTGGACCATCGCGGCGATGTCCTCGGGCAGCTCCAGGCCCAGGATGTCGACGGCGGCGTCGGTGACACGGCGGAAGCGGGCGGCCTCGCGGTCGCAGAAGATACCGCCCCAGCTGAAGCGCTCGGGGGCCTCGCGCACGGCGATCGTCTCGGGGAAGAGCACGGCGGAGTTGGTGTCGTAGCCGGCCGTGAAGTCCTCGAACTTGATGCCGCAGAACAGCGGGTTGTCGTAGCGGGTGCGCTCCAGCTCGGCCAGCCAGTCCGGCCAGACCATGCGCAGCACGACCGCTTCGAGGTTGCGGTCGGGGTTGCCGTTCTGCGTGTACATCGCGAAGACGACCAGGTGCTGGAGGCCGTCCGCACGGCCCGCGGCG containing:
- a CDS encoding DUF6421 family protein, with protein sequence MTEILVQAASGEQIPPATRVVEHPAWPVLKDAVEQIRPWQSKDGSIDFGAEGAPERADAEAAVRRVVAAVEELSPLLPHDAAYHQALIKDLSRWAEGGFEVPDFLDSLLAFQPAAGRADGLQHLVVFAMYTQNGNPDRNLEAVVLRMVWPDWLAELERTRYDNPLFCGIKFEDFTAGYDTNSAVLFPETIAVREAPERFSWGGIFCDREAARFRRVTDAAVDILGLELPEDIAAMVHDQKRCEEAFVLWDMVHDRTHSHGDLPFDPFMIKQRQPFWMYGLEELRCDLTAFKEAVKLQADGVPQARDVQYAVLFDRMFRFPVTGERVRNYDGLGGQLLFAYLHKHDVLRWTDNKLDIDWERAPQVTNQLCAEIETLYRDGIDRPKLVHWFAGYELVSAYLAPHPGSRWAKGPDALDLTQPPRKLVDDVLPDEFPLSMFYEALSKKLKNVIASTKGITADSAERIAA